In Achromobacter spanius, the following proteins share a genomic window:
- a CDS encoding response regulator transcription factor, which translates to MPVLLIADGHPLFREALRGVIGRVFPDAVIHEADQISVLYDLVDSCPNADLLLLDLDMPGSFGLEPLGHLRSQHPQLPIVIVSAHEDPLLIRRALDHGAMGFIPKSSDADTLGAALLHVMDGGTWAPDAGHATIAATITATRDALPREPAMAANVRELTPQQFRVLQMVGAGLLNKQIAHELQVSEATIKAHMTVVMRKLRVSNRTQAVVIAARLGLGTWRYGAMASNSRGEA; encoded by the coding sequence ATGCCTGTCCTGCTGATCGCCGATGGCCACCCGCTGTTTCGTGAAGCTTTGCGAGGGGTGATCGGCCGTGTGTTCCCGGACGCCGTCATTCACGAAGCCGACCAGATCTCCGTGCTCTACGATCTGGTCGACTCCTGCCCCAACGCCGACCTGCTGTTGCTGGACCTGGACATGCCCGGCTCGTTCGGCCTGGAGCCGCTTGGCCATTTGCGCAGCCAGCATCCGCAACTGCCCATCGTGATTGTGTCGGCGCATGAAGACCCGCTCTTGATACGCCGCGCGCTGGATCACGGCGCGATGGGCTTCATCCCGAAATCATCGGACGCCGATACGCTGGGCGCTGCCTTGCTGCATGTGATGGATGGCGGCACCTGGGCGCCCGATGCCGGTCACGCCACCATTGCCGCCACCATTACCGCAACCCGCGACGCCCTGCCGCGCGAGCCGGCCATGGCGGCCAATGTGCGCGAACTGACGCCGCAGCAGTTCCGGGTATTGCAGATGGTGGGCGCGGGATTGCTGAACAAGCAGATTGCGCACGAATTGCAGGTATCGGAAGCCACCATCAAGGCCCACATGACCGTTGTGATGCGCAAGCTGCGGGTATCGAACCGCACGCAAGCCGTGGTGATCGCCGCGCGGCTGGGCCTGGGCACGTGGCGCTATGGCGCTATGGCGTCAAATTCCAGGGGGGAAGCGTGA
- a CDS encoding SDR family NAD(P)-dependent oxidoreductase, giving the protein MSNNPAGALAVVTGATGGIGLAIVQRLLDAGWQVAGLDIGPAVARHAAYRHITVDLCDEAATRQALVGCKHARALVHAAGIMRVGPLAQLDPADGERMWKLHVDVAVRLAQMLAPEMAERGGGRVVLVGSRTAQGMPGRSQYAASKAALVALARSWAAELAPQGVTVNVVSPAATQTGMLQDPARAASAPRMPPIGRLIQPEEVAALVEFLLSPQAAAITGQDIAICGGASLPR; this is encoded by the coding sequence ATGTCGAATAATCCGGCGGGCGCGCTGGCTGTGGTGACCGGCGCCACGGGCGGCATCGGCCTGGCCATTGTGCAGCGCCTGCTGGACGCGGGCTGGCAGGTGGCGGGCCTGGACATCGGGCCGGCCGTGGCGCGGCATGCGGCCTATCGCCACATCACCGTTGACCTGTGCGATGAGGCCGCTACCCGGCAGGCGTTGGTGGGCTGCAAGCACGCCAGGGCGTTGGTGCATGCCGCGGGCATCATGCGGGTGGGACCCTTGGCGCAGTTGGACCCCGCCGACGGCGAACGCATGTGGAAGCTGCACGTGGACGTTGCCGTCAGGCTGGCCCAGATGTTGGCGCCGGAGATGGCCGAACGTGGTGGCGGCCGCGTGGTGCTGGTGGGTAGCCGGACTGCCCAGGGCATGCCCGGCCGCAGCCAGTACGCGGCGTCCAAGGCCGCGCTGGTGGCGCTGGCGCGCAGTTGGGCGGCGGAACTGGCGCCACAGGGCGTCACCGTGAACGTGGTGTCGCCGGCCGCCACGCAGACAGGCATGTTGCAGGACCCCGCGCGGGCCGCCAGCGCGCCACGGATGCCGCCGATAGGCAGATTGATCCAACCCGAGGAAGTGGCCGCGCTGGTCGAATTCCTGCTGTCGCCCCAAGCGGCCGCCATTACCGGCCAGGACATCGCGATCTGCGGCGGCGCATCATTGCCGCGCTGA
- a CDS encoding type II toxin-antitoxin system Phd/YefM family antitoxin has product MKYSTQVKPISYLKSHAAEIVKEISENREPMLITQNGEAKLVVMDVLSYEEQEQTIALLQLLARGRREIEEGRVVPAANVFAQIEAMDKEGSE; this is encoded by the coding sequence ATGAAATACTCAACCCAAGTCAAGCCCATCAGCTACCTGAAAAGCCATGCGGCAGAGATCGTCAAGGAGATTTCTGAGAATCGAGAACCGATGCTCATCACTCAAAACGGGGAGGCAAAACTCGTGGTGATGGATGTTCTGAGCTACGAAGAGCAAGAACAAACGATTGCGCTACTGCAACTGTTGGCCCGCGGACGCCGCGAGATTGAAGAGGGCCGGGTCGTTCCAGCTGCCAATGTTTTCGCTCAGATTGAGGCAATGGACAAAGAAGGTTCGGAATGA
- a CDS encoding ribbon-helix-helix domain-containing protein codes for MCEIFIRASEQSYAPETRSLRLHGVATSLRLEQLFWQVLEEIAGRDGMRVTQLIERLYDELIEYRGEAANFTSFLRVCCLRYQLLQADGRIPHDASVPIRSLNPQAVLEGLPASMYDAEPLRAKRRVAA; via the coding sequence ATGTGTGAAATCTTCATCCGCGCGAGCGAGCAGTCCTACGCGCCCGAAACCCGTTCGCTGCGCCTGCATGGCGTGGCGACCAGCTTGCGGCTGGAGCAGTTGTTCTGGCAGGTGCTGGAAGAAATTGCCGGGCGTGACGGCATGCGCGTCACGCAATTGATCGAACGGCTGTACGACGAGCTGATCGAATATCGCGGCGAGGCCGCCAATTTCACGTCGTTCCTGCGCGTGTGCTGCCTGCGCTATCAGTTGCTGCAGGCCGATGGGCGCATTCCTCACGATGCTTCGGTGCCGATCCGGTCGCTGAACCCGCAAGCGGTGCTGGAAGGACTGCCGGCATCGATGTACGACGCGGAACCGCTGCGCGCCAAACGGCGCGTCGCCGCCTAG
- a CDS encoding PAS-domain containing protein, translating to MMLGWLALALLIFALLAYAALRHSPLRMPDLLATLDSMDQGVSVVDARMRLVAWNQQYQRLFDYPDGLLRVGQPVADLIRFNAHRGKFGADPGLDIDALVGKRIALMQAGAVYHRQRTLRSGRVVELRGRPLPRGGYVTSYSDITDFKRVESELRDINNTLEQRVSARAQEAEAAQRSRTQFLTAVSHDVLQPINAARLFASALNEEDRPEAQRYLAGRINTSLRAAEELLEGLLDISRLNAGVLKPELSDFNVEPMLRQLADQYGHVALRAGLQLRLHAKPSLLVRSDPRLLRRILQNFLANALRYTGGGRILLSARSQGGQVQLQVWDTGPGIPPHQLRRIYDEFQRYEQPQNREGRSFGLGLSICRRFALLLGHGLDARSALGRGSVFSVSVPSAATTRPALARLNVGASGLQWPPAHASLQGLRVLCLDNDSQVLGGLQALLGGWQASVWCAATLDDALALMRHQPHVLLVDFLLRDCMNGLDSLDALRAGSPAARGALLVADGADALAQAARARGYRMLTKPIKPASLRALLTAKLRAQMLTQHELAHQGLARQGLEHQGLAQQGLEQRSSEQRGLAASRFPPGI from the coding sequence ATGATGCTGGGTTGGCTTGCGCTTGCCTTGTTGATCTTTGCCCTGCTGGCGTATGCCGCCCTAAGGCACAGCCCGCTACGCATGCCCGACCTGCTGGCCACGCTGGACAGCATGGATCAGGGCGTAAGCGTGGTGGATGCGCGCATGCGGCTGGTGGCTTGGAACCAGCAGTATCAACGCCTCTTCGATTACCCAGACGGCCTGCTGCGCGTGGGGCAACCGGTGGCCGACCTGATCCGCTTCAATGCGCATCGCGGCAAGTTCGGGGCGGATCCGGGCCTGGATATCGACGCCCTGGTAGGCAAGCGCATCGCCTTGATGCAGGCGGGCGCCGTCTATCACCGCCAGCGCACCTTGCGGTCTGGGCGCGTGGTGGAACTGCGTGGCCGGCCATTGCCGCGCGGCGGTTACGTCACCAGCTATAGCGACATCACCGACTTCAAGCGCGTGGAAAGCGAGCTGCGCGACATCAACAACACGCTTGAGCAGCGCGTCAGCGCGCGGGCGCAAGAGGCCGAAGCGGCGCAGCGGTCGCGCACCCAGTTCCTGACCGCCGTCAGCCACGACGTGCTACAGCCCATCAACGCGGCGCGCCTGTTTGCGTCGGCACTGAACGAGGAAGACCGGCCCGAGGCACAGCGCTATCTGGCGGGCCGCATCAACACGTCGCTGCGCGCGGCGGAAGAATTGCTTGAAGGCCTGCTGGATATATCGCGGCTGAACGCGGGGGTGCTCAAGCCTGAACTCAGCGACTTCAACGTGGAACCCATGTTGCGCCAACTGGCCGACCAGTACGGTCACGTGGCCCTGCGGGCCGGCTTGCAGTTGCGCCTGCATGCCAAACCTTCGCTGCTGGTGCGCAGCGATCCGCGCTTGTTGCGCCGTATCTTGCAGAACTTCCTGGCCAATGCGCTGCGTTACACGGGGGGCGGCCGCATTCTGCTGTCCGCGCGTTCGCAAGGCGGGCAAGTTCAACTGCAAGTGTGGGACACCGGGCCGGGCATTCCCCCGCATCAATTGCGCCGCATCTACGACGAGTTCCAGCGCTACGAACAGCCGCAGAACCGGGAAGGGCGCAGCTTCGGCCTGGGGCTTTCCATCTGCCGCCGCTTTGCGTTGTTGCTGGGACATGGGCTGGACGCGCGCTCGGCCCTGGGCCGGGGCAGCGTGTTTTCGGTCAGCGTGCCCAGCGCTGCAACCACTAGGCCCGCGCTGGCTCGCTTGAACGTCGGGGCGTCGGGGTTGCAATGGCCGCCCGCACATGCCTCGCTACAAGGCTTGCGGGTGCTGTGCCTGGACAATGACTCGCAAGTGCTCGGCGGCTTGCAAGCGCTGCTTGGCGGCTGGCAGGCCAGTGTGTGGTGCGCGGCCACGTTGGACGACGCCCTGGCGCTGATGCGGCATCAGCCTCATGTTCTATTAGTGGACTTCCTTCTGCGCGACTGCATGAACGGGTTGGATAGCCTTGACGCCCTGCGCGCCGGCTCGCCTGCCGCGCGCGGCGCGCTGCTGGTGGCGGATGGCGCGGATGCCTTGGCCCAGGCGGCGCGGGCGCGCGGTTATCGGATGCTGACCAAGCCGATCAAGCCGGCGTCGCTGCGTGCCTTGCTGACGGCGAAGCTGCGCGCGCAGATGTTGACGCAGCACGAGTTGGCGCATCAAGGATTGGCGCGTCAGGGTTTAGAGCATCAAGGATTGGCGCAGCAGGGTTTGGAGCAGCGGAGTTCGGAGCAGCGTGGCTTGGCCGCATCACGCTTCCCCCCTGGAATTTGA
- a CDS encoding type II toxin-antitoxin system RelE/ParE family toxin — MSHQVVFLQSAVDDLHEIRRYIRKHFSQAVWQASYAKIKKAILNLEQFPQVGHAPLELPATHFLEIIAAKNRVIYEVVGKIVYIHVICDTRQDFKTKLARRPVRTG, encoded by the coding sequence ATGAGCCACCAGGTTGTTTTTCTTCAGTCCGCTGTAGACGATTTGCATGAAATTCGCCGCTACATTAGAAAGCACTTTTCTCAGGCGGTTTGGCAGGCTTCTTATGCCAAGATAAAGAAAGCAATCCTTAACCTCGAGCAGTTTCCGCAGGTCGGCCACGCCCCTCTCGAACTGCCTGCCACGCATTTCCTCGAAATCATCGCTGCGAAGAACCGCGTCATCTATGAGGTGGTAGGGAAGATCGTCTATATCCACGTCATCTGCGACACACGTCAGGACTTCAAGACAAAGCTCGCAAGGCGGCCCGTCCGAACAGGTTAG
- a CDS encoding DJ-1/PfpI family protein, translating into MSKRLLMLVGDYAEDYETMVPYQTLLAVGHTVHAVCPDKKAGDTIATAIHDFEGAQTYSEKRGHNFALNFDFDRVEPASYDGLVIPGGRAPEYLRLNEKVLDIVRYFDQAGKPIAAVCHGAQLLAAAGILKGRTCSAYPACAPEVRLAGGTYAEIGIDQAYTDGNLVTAPAWPAHPAWLSQFLAVLGTKITP; encoded by the coding sequence ATGAGCAAGAGACTGTTGATGCTGGTCGGCGATTACGCCGAAGACTACGAAACCATGGTGCCGTACCAGACCTTGCTGGCCGTGGGGCACACGGTGCACGCGGTCTGCCCGGACAAGAAGGCCGGCGACACCATTGCCACCGCCATCCACGATTTCGAAGGCGCGCAGACCTACAGTGAAAAGCGTGGTCACAACTTTGCGTTGAACTTCGACTTCGATCGCGTCGAGCCCGCGTCCTACGACGGCTTGGTGATACCCGGCGGCCGCGCGCCGGAATACTTGCGGCTGAACGAAAAAGTGCTGGATATCGTCCGTTACTTCGATCAGGCCGGCAAACCCATTGCAGCGGTGTGCCACGGCGCGCAACTGCTGGCGGCGGCCGGCATCCTGAAAGGGCGCACCTGCTCGGCGTACCCCGCGTGCGCGCCCGAGGTGCGGTTGGCGGGCGGCACCTATGCCGAGATCGGCATCGATCAAGCCTATACCGATGGCAACCTGGTGACGGCGCCGGCCTGGCCCGCGCACCCGGCATGGCTGTCGCAATTCCTGGCGGTGCTGGGCACGAAGATCACGCCCTGA
- the pbpG gene encoding D-alanyl-D-alanine endopeptidase yields MAFSWTRAIANAVAPMALAMCALLPPAAQAAKNSDPCKTNAKSAACKAQQAKKAPAPKAASGKGSSGKQAAAKASPSAKKAPPKSSSSAKKAPPKSSSTAKKSPPKGGKQVAAKGTPPKKGAAGKSGKPNKPNRAQRAAALAASAAMPPAASSVRAEAAALRSSTAYVQDLETSTVLFAKNENVVRPIASISKLMTAVVVVDANLPMDEMLEITDDDIDGLKHTTSRLRVGTKLSRGDMLHLALMSSENRAANALGRHYPGGLPAFVAAMNAKAQSLGMTSTHFIEPTGLSSDNVSSPHDLARLLRAASQRPLIHRYSTDTEYDVEINNRTQTFRNTNLLVRKPDWDIKVSKTGYINEAGECLVMLARINGRDLAIVLLDSQGKLSRIGDAVRIRRIVQNEVALASIQPGG; encoded by the coding sequence ATGGCATTTTCCTGGACACGTGCAATTGCGAACGCGGTAGCGCCCATGGCGCTGGCGATGTGCGCGCTCCTGCCCCCCGCCGCGCAAGCCGCGAAAAATTCCGACCCTTGCAAGACCAACGCCAAATCGGCGGCTTGCAAGGCGCAACAAGCCAAGAAGGCCCCCGCCCCGAAGGCGGCTTCGGGCAAGGGTTCCTCCGGCAAGCAAGCCGCTGCCAAAGCCTCCCCCAGCGCCAAGAAGGCGCCTCCCAAATCTTCATCAAGCGCCAAGAAAGCCCCGCCCAAGTCGTCGTCCACCGCCAAGAAGTCGCCGCCCAAGGGTGGCAAGCAAGTGGCCGCCAAGGGCACGCCGCCCAAGAAGGGCGCCGCCGGCAAGAGTGGCAAGCCCAACAAACCGAACCGCGCGCAACGCGCCGCGGCATTGGCGGCATCCGCCGCCATGCCGCCCGCCGCTTCGTCGGTGCGCGCTGAAGCCGCCGCGCTGCGCTCCAGCACGGCGTATGTGCAAGACCTGGAAACATCCACCGTTCTGTTCGCCAAGAACGAAAACGTGGTGCGACCCATCGCTTCCATCTCGAAGCTGATGACGGCCGTCGTGGTGGTGGACGCCAACTTGCCGATGGATGAAATGCTTGAGATCACCGACGATGACATCGACGGCCTCAAGCACACCACGTCACGATTGCGCGTGGGCACCAAGCTGTCACGCGGCGACATGCTGCACCTGGCCTTGATGTCGTCTGAGAACCGCGCCGCCAACGCGCTGGGCCGCCACTACCCGGGCGGCCTGCCCGCTTTCGTGGCTGCCATGAACGCCAAGGCGCAATCGTTGGGCATGACCAGCACACACTTTATCGAGCCTACCGGTTTGTCCAGCGACAACGTGTCGTCGCCACATGATCTGGCCCGCCTGCTGCGCGCGGCCTCGCAACGCCCGCTGATCCATCGCTACTCGACCGACACCGAGTACGACGTTGAAATCAACAACCGCACGCAAACCTTCCGCAATACGAACCTGCTGGTGCGCAAGCCCGACTGGGACATCAAGGTGTCCAAGACCGGCTACATCAACGAGGCCGGCGAGTGCCTGGTGATGCTGGCGCGCATCAATGGCCGCGACCTGGCCATCGTGCTGCTGGATTCGCAAGGCAAGCTGTCGCGCATTGGCGATGCGGTGCGCATCCGTCGCATCGTACAAAACGAAGTGGCGCTGGCGTCCATTCAGCCCGGGGGCTGA
- a CDS encoding Bug family tripartite tricarboxylate transporter substrate binding protein yields the protein MQKRIALRAMVALCLAIGGGMAHAQDTYPSRQIRFVIPFPPGGTLDMLGRDLAQKLSEQTGQSFIVENRSGGNGIIGADVVAKSPADGYTLLFNASTFTTAPMTMKAVPFDVDKNFVPVAMAGKAPLSVSVKKELPVTDLAGLLAYAKKNPGQLTFAVGSIGSAGHLATELLKRQGGLDYMVIPYRGTSPALQDLVGGRIDGFIDPVLGAVSYYKSGMLKILAVTSDARLPNLPDVPTVSEVLPGYQFYSWYGLWAPAGTPGPIVEKLNAEVNKALSSGMTAKYEQLGVTLTPGSTTAFARFQKDDMARSRKIIDEGNIHVE from the coding sequence GGCGGCATGGCGCATGCGCAAGACACCTACCCGTCACGGCAGATCCGGTTCGTGATCCCGTTTCCGCCGGGTGGCACGCTGGACATGCTGGGCCGCGACCTGGCGCAGAAGCTCAGCGAACAGACTGGCCAAAGCTTCATCGTGGAAAACCGTTCGGGCGGCAACGGCATCATCGGCGCCGACGTCGTGGCCAAATCACCGGCCGATGGCTACACCTTGCTGTTCAATGCGTCGACCTTCACGACTGCGCCCATGACCATGAAGGCGGTGCCCTTCGACGTCGACAAGAATTTCGTGCCGGTGGCCATGGCGGGCAAGGCGCCGCTGTCGGTCTCGGTGAAGAAGGAACTGCCCGTGACCGACCTGGCCGGCTTGCTGGCCTACGCCAAGAAGAACCCGGGCCAGCTCACCTTTGCCGTGGGCTCCATCGGGTCCGCGGGTCACCTGGCCACCGAGCTCTTGAAACGCCAGGGTGGCCTGGACTACATGGTCATCCCGTATCGCGGCACGTCGCCCGCCTTGCAGGATCTGGTGGGCGGGCGCATTGATGGCTTCATCGACCCAGTCCTGGGCGCCGTGTCGTACTACAAAAGCGGCATGCTGAAGATCCTGGCCGTGACGTCCGACGCGCGCCTGCCCAACCTGCCCGACGTGCCGACCGTCAGCGAAGTGTTGCCCGGCTATCAGTTCTACAGTTGGTACGGGTTGTGGGCGCCGGCAGGCACGCCGGGGCCCATCGTCGAGAAGCTGAACGCCGAGGTCAACAAGGCCTTGTCTTCGGGCATGACGGCCAAGTACGAACAACTGGGCGTGACGTTGACGCCGGGGTCGACCACGGCGTTCGCACGCTTCCAGAAAGACGACATGGCACGCTCGCGCAAGATCATCGACGAAGGAAACATCCATGTCGAATAA
- the acs gene encoding acetate--CoA ligase, which translates to MEPIRDRYPVPQGFAGPHTVTHDQYEAAYAASLQDPDAFWADAAKRLQWYREPTQIRDVNLSPDDFHIRWYADGELNVSVNCLDRHLATRGDKTALIWESDDPGMPSQRLTYRELHTKVCKMGNALRRLGIGRGDRVTIYMPMIADTVVALLACARIGAVHNVVFGGFAPASIADRVRNCGACAIITADGGRRAGRSVALKANVDAALDMPGMEVVRTVLVVPHTGESVNMTPERDYWLDRLMEREPDDCPPERMNAEDPLFILYTSGSTGKPKGMLHTTGGYLVYAAYTHATLFDIRDGDVFWCTADVGWITGHSYLVYGPLANGATTLMFEGVPSYPDASRFWQVIDKHAVTIFYTAPTAIRALMREGSEPVLRTSRESLRLLGSVGEPINPEAWRWYHDIVGAGRCPIVDTWWQTETGGILISPLPGARASKPGAASTPFFGIRPELVDVKTGAIINGPGEGNLFIRDSWPGQARSVYGDEQRYIQSCFKDYPGMYFTGDSCRRDEDGDYWITGRVDDVLNVSGHRIGTAELESALVSHPKVAEAAAVGYAHDIKGQGIYVYVTLKSGAKQSDTLRQELVAHVRREIGPIATPDHLQWAPSLPKTRSGKIMRRILRKIAENTIDDLGDITTLADPTVVQALVRERRVA; encoded by the coding sequence ATGGAACCCATACGCGATCGCTATCCCGTCCCCCAAGGTTTTGCCGGACCGCACACGGTCACGCACGACCAGTACGAAGCCGCGTACGCGGCCTCGCTGCAGGACCCCGATGCGTTCTGGGCGGATGCGGCCAAGCGCCTGCAGTGGTATCGCGAACCCACCCAGATCCGCGACGTCAATCTGTCGCCCGACGACTTTCATATTCGCTGGTATGCCGATGGCGAACTGAACGTCAGCGTCAATTGCCTGGATCGACACCTGGCAACACGCGGCGACAAGACCGCGCTGATCTGGGAATCCGACGACCCCGGCATGCCCTCGCAACGCCTGACCTACCGCGAACTGCACACCAAGGTCTGCAAGATGGGCAACGCGTTGCGCCGCCTAGGCATCGGGCGCGGCGACCGCGTCACCATCTATATGCCGATGATTGCCGACACCGTGGTGGCGCTGTTGGCATGCGCACGTATTGGCGCGGTGCATAACGTGGTGTTCGGCGGGTTCGCGCCGGCATCCATTGCCGACCGCGTGCGCAACTGCGGCGCTTGCGCCATCATCACCGCCGACGGCGGCCGCCGCGCGGGCCGAAGCGTTGCGCTGAAGGCCAACGTGGACGCCGCGCTGGACATGCCGGGCATGGAAGTCGTGCGCACCGTGCTGGTCGTGCCGCACACCGGTGAATCCGTCAACATGACGCCCGAACGCGACTACTGGCTGGACCGCCTGATGGAACGCGAGCCGGACGACTGCCCGCCTGAACGCATGAACGCCGAAGACCCGCTGTTCATTCTTTACACCTCGGGCAGCACCGGCAAGCCCAAGGGCATGCTGCACACCACGGGCGGCTACCTCGTCTATGCCGCCTACACCCACGCCACGCTGTTTGACATCCGCGACGGCGACGTCTTCTGGTGCACGGCCGACGTGGGCTGGATCACCGGCCACAGCTACCTGGTCTATGGCCCGCTGGCCAACGGCGCCACCACCCTCATGTTTGAAGGCGTGCCCAGCTATCCGGACGCCTCGCGCTTCTGGCAGGTCATCGACAAACACGCCGTCACCATCTTCTACACGGCCCCCACCGCCATCCGCGCGCTGATGCGCGAAGGGTCCGAGCCCGTGCTGCGCACGTCGCGCGAGTCCTTGCGACTGCTGGGGTCGGTGGGCGAACCCATCAACCCCGAAGCCTGGCGCTGGTATCACGACATCGTGGGCGCGGGCCGCTGCCCCATCGTGGACACCTGGTGGCAAACCGAAACGGGCGGCATCCTGATTTCGCCTCTGCCCGGCGCCCGCGCCAGCAAGCCGGGCGCGGCCAGCACGCCCTTCTTCGGTATCCGCCCCGAGCTTGTCGATGTGAAGACCGGCGCCATCATCAACGGCCCCGGCGAAGGCAATCTTTTCATCCGCGATTCCTGGCCTGGCCAGGCACGTTCGGTGTACGGCGATGAACAGCGCTACATCCAGAGCTGCTTCAAGGACTATCCGGGCATGTACTTCACGGGCGACAGTTGCCGCCGCGACGAAGACGGCGACTACTGGATCACCGGGCGGGTGGACGACGTGCTCAACGTCAGCGGACACCGCATCGGCACCGCCGAACTGGAAAGCGCTTTGGTGTCGCACCCCAAGGTGGCCGAAGCCGCCGCCGTGGGCTACGCGCACGACATCAAGGGCCAGGGCATCTATGTGTACGTCACGCTGAAGTCCGGCGCCAAGCAGTCCGATACGCTACGCCAGGAGCTGGTGGCGCACGTGCGCCGCGAGATCGGCCCGATTGCAACGCCCGACCACCTGCAATGGGCGCCCAGCCTGCCGAAGACGCGCTCGGGCAAGATCATGCGCCGCATCCTGCGCAAGATTGCCGAGAACACCATCGACGACCTCGGCGACATCACCACGCTGGCCGATCCCACGGTGGTCCAGGCGCTGGTGCGCGAGCGGCGTGTGGCATGA
- the adhP gene encoding alcohol dehydrogenase AdhP encodes MDKTMKAAVARAFGEPLVIEEVAVPRPGPGELLVKIEACGVCHTDLHAVQGDWPVKPKPPFIPGHEGVGHVVAVGAGVTHVKEGDRVGIPWLYSACGHCEHCLGGWETLCEQQQNAGYSVNGGFAEYALAAADYVGLLPKNVGFVDIAPVLCAGVTVYKGLKMTDTRPGNWVVISGIGGLGHMAVQYARAMGLNVAAVDIDDTKLELARRLGAEVTVNARTTDPAAYLKREIGGAHGALITAVSPKAFEQAMGMVRRGGTVALNGLPPGDFPLSIFDMVLNGVTVRGSIVGSRLDLQESLQFAEAGKVRATVSTDRLENINSVFDRMKQGQIEGRVVLDFA; translated from the coding sequence ATGGACAAGACAATGAAAGCCGCCGTTGCGCGCGCATTTGGCGAACCCCTGGTGATTGAAGAAGTGGCCGTGCCGCGCCCGGGGCCGGGCGAACTGCTGGTCAAGATAGAAGCCTGCGGCGTCTGCCATACCGACCTGCACGCCGTCCAGGGCGACTGGCCCGTCAAACCCAAGCCGCCCTTCATTCCGGGCCACGAAGGCGTGGGCCACGTGGTGGCGGTGGGCGCCGGCGTGACCCATGTGAAGGAAGGCGACCGCGTGGGCATTCCCTGGCTGTATTCCGCCTGCGGCCACTGCGAACACTGCCTGGGCGGCTGGGAAACGCTGTGTGAACAGCAGCAGAACGCAGGCTATTCCGTCAACGGCGGTTTCGCCGAATACGCGCTGGCTGCCGCCGACTACGTGGGGCTGTTGCCCAAGAACGTGGGCTTTGTCGACATCGCCCCCGTGCTGTGCGCGGGCGTCACCGTGTACAAGGGCCTGAAGATGACGGACACGCGGCCCGGCAACTGGGTCGTCATCTCCGGCATCGGCGGGCTGGGCCACATGGCGGTGCAATACGCCCGCGCCATGGGCCTGAACGTGGCCGCGGTGGACATCGACGACACCAAGCTGGAGCTGGCCCGCCGCCTGGGCGCCGAGGTCACCGTCAACGCCAGGACCACCGACCCCGCCGCTTACCTGAAGCGCGAAATCGGTGGCGCGCATGGCGCGCTGATCACGGCCGTATCGCCCAAGGCGTTTGAGCAGGCGATGGGCATGGTGCGGCGCGGCGGCACCGTGGCGCTGAACGGTTTGCCGCCGGGCGACTTCCCGCTGTCGATCTTCGACATGGTGTTGAACGGCGTCACCGTGCGCGGCTCTATCGTGGGCTCCAGGCTGGACCTGCAAGAGTCCTTGCAATTTGCCGAAGCCGGCAAGGTGCGCGCCACGGTGTCCACGGATCGGCTGGAAAACATCAACAGCGTGTTCGACCGCATGAAGCAGGGCCAGATCGAAGGCCGGGTCGTGCTGGACTTTGCCTGA